The genomic region TGTCGACGCCGGCGACGCTGAGACCCATGGTCCGGGCCGCCCGGACCGCGGTCGTGCGTTCTTCCGGCGTGATCCTGGCCGGGACCGCCGTGCCACCGCGGTGGATGTTGGAACGGAATTCCCCTTCCTTGCCCTGGCGCAGCATCGCCGCCGCCACCCGGTTGCCGATGACGAAGCAGCGCAGGTCGCTGGCGCCGGCCTCACGGACGAATTCCTGTACCAGGATCTGGGCCTTCAGGCTGCGAAACGCCTCGATGACGCTGCCGGCGACGTTTTCCGTCTCCGTCAGGACGACGCCGATCCCCTGGGTACCCTCGAGCACCTTGATGACCACCGGCACGCCGCCGACCAGGTGGATGAGATCGTGGGTGTACCGGGTCAGGTAGGCAAAACCGGTGACCGGCAGGCCGATGCCGCGGCGGGCCAGCAGCTGCAGGCAGCGCAGCTTGTCCCGGGAGCGGGTGATCGGTACGGAGCGGTTGAGGCAGTAGATCCCCATCGTTTCGAACTGGCGGACGACGGCGGTGCCGTAGAAGGTGGTCGAAGCGCCGATGCGCGGGATGATGGCGTCGAAGCCCTGCAGCACTTCCCCCCGGTAGTGGATGGTCGGATGGCCCGAGGCGATCAGCATGTAACAGCGCAACGGGTCGATCACCTCCATCTCGTGGCCGCGTGCCCGTCCGGCTTCCGTCAGACGCCGGGTCGAGTAGTATTCGGAGTTGCGCGAGAGGATGCCGATCTTCATCACTGCTGCCTCGCCCGGAGCGCTTTTCGATAGGAGCGGGCCAGCGCCCGCCCCGTCAGGTAAGAGGCGCCGGGGTCCACCTGCACCCGGCCGCGCAGCGCCGTTCGCCCCAGCAGCAGGCGAAAGAGCATGGGATCACGGTTGGTCAGGCTCATCTCGACCTCCCAGGTCGACTCGCCGATGGTGACCGGGGAGCGGATCACCGGCCGCCGTTCCCGGTGGCCGCCTGAGTCGCTGACGAAGCGCCGGTCGACGACCTCGGCCACGCAATAGATCTCGATGTCGGTCCGCCGCTGCAGCGGATGGATGCCGAAGCGGACCATCGGCCTGCCGTCCTGCTCGAAGTCCTCGACGAGGAAGGCGTGCAGGACGGAGGTGCGCGCCCCAGTGTCGACCTTGGCCTTGATGGCGGGAATGCCCAGACCCGAAAGGGCCACCCATTCCCGCCAGCCGATGCGGGGTTTGTCTCGCGGTTCCTTCGGCGCCGCGGGCTCACCCGCGGACAGGGATATCTCTGTCGGTTTCATTCACCATCGCCATCAGGTGAGGGGCATGAGCCTCGACGAGCTGGTCATGCCGTTTTTCGTCGCCTTGTGTAAATAATAGCGCAGATTCAGTTTTCCGCTCCAGCCGCCGTCGTCGCCGCGGTTGCTTCATGCATGGCATCGGCTAGACTTCATGATAGCGCCGGTCGCAACCGTCGCCCCATCGTCGAGCAGCAATGTAAAGGAGAAAACATCATGCCCTTTGTCAACGTGAAAATCACTACCGGCGCCACCCGGGAGCAGAAGGAGGCGCTGATCGAGGGGATCACCGAACTGCTGGTGCGGGTGCTCGAGAAGAACCCGGCCACGACGCATGTGGTGATCGAAGAGATTGCGCCCGAGGACTGGGGAATCCGCGGGCATTCGGTCGCCGAGCTGCGGGCTGCCGGCGCCCCGGGCGTGTCGAAGAAGTAGGGCGCATCGGGGGCGATGAAGGGGGTGCAACGGGGGGGCGTTTCTGCTATAGTGGTCCCCCTTACGCGCCCTGCCGAAGGCGGGAGGCGCGCCTGACCGACTGCAACCGGAGCCTGTATGGACGACGAATTCGAAGACTATCTGGACGAAGAGGAAGAGGACACGCTGGAACTGGCCCAGATGGCCATCGACCGGGGGGAGAACGAAGAAGCCCTCGAGTATGCCGAGGAATACCTCGAAACCCACCCTTTCGACGTTGAAGCGCTCAACATCTGTGCCGTCGCCGCCGCCAACCTCGGCGATGAGCCCAAGGCCGTCGCCCTCTACCAGAAAGCGCTGCGACTCGACCCGAAAAACGGCGCCCTGCACCATAATTACGGGGTTTTGCTCGAGCGGCAGGGAGCGTTCGAGGCGGCGCTGTCCCATTTTCGCCGCTCCCTCGAACTGCAGCCCGATTTTCCCGAGGCGTACATCAACATGGGCAACACCCTCGATGAACTGGGGCGCACCGAGGAAGCCCTGCAGATGTACGACCAGGCCCTGCGGCGGGTTCCCGACTCACCCGACGTCTATTACAACCGGGGATATGCCTTCAACCGCCTCGGCCGTTACCAGGAGGCCCTCGACAATTTCGACCAGGTCTTGGCCGGGACGCCGAACGATGCCGCCAGCCTCAACGGCAAGGGTTACGCCCTCTCGGGCCTCGGTCGGGAAGAGGAGGCGATCGAATGCTACAGCCGCGCCATCGCCCGCGATCCTTCGGTGGCTAATTACTTCTACAACCGCGGGCTCTCCCTCTACCGCCTGGGGCGCTTCGAGGCGGCCCTGAACGATTTCAGGACGGCGCTCGAACTCGATCCCGACTTCTTCGAGGTCTGGATCGAAATGGCCGGCCTGCTGGCCGAACTGGGGCGTTTTGATGAGGCCCTTGGCGATCTCGAACGGGCCGAAAGCCTCGACCCCGAGAGTCCGGAACCCCCTTTCTACCGCGGCGTCATCAGCGAGAAGAAGGGGAACCTCGAACAGGCGCTGGCCGAGTTCGAGGAGAGCCTGCGGCGCGACCCCGAGTCGATCTTCACCCTCAACAACAAGGGGAACGTCCTCATCGACCTCGACCGGCTGGAAGAGGCCCTGGCCTGTTTCGACGCCATCCTCCGACGCACCGACCGTTACCCGCTGGCCCATTACAACCGGGCCTGCGTCTTTGCCCGGCAGGGGAAGGTGCGCGAGGCGGTGCGCGAACTCTCCCTCGCCTCGACCCAGGATTCCAACTTTCTCGATGATGCCCGGCAGGATCCCGACTTCGACCGGATCCGGAAGACGGCCTCCTTTCTCCGGCTGGTCGGGAGCGGCAAAGGCCGGCTCAAGAGAGCCTGAAAATGACCGGGATCCGGACCGAAGCGAAGCAGGCGCAGCGCGTCACCCTCCGGCTCAGCGGGATGAGCTGCGCCAGGTGCGCCCAGACCATCGAAAAGGGGGTCGCCGGCCTGCCCGGGGTGGAGCGGGCGGCGGTCAACTTCGCCGCTGAAAAACTGACCGTCGAGTTCGACGCCGGCCGGCTTTCCACTGAAGCCATTGTCCGCAAGATCGAGGACCTCGGCTACGGGGCCAGGTCGCCGGGCGGACCGGCGGCGGAGGCGGGGAAGCTGACCTTCGCCATCCAGGGGATGCACTGCGCCTCCTGCGCGGGGACGATCGAGAAGAAGCTCTCGGCGCTCGCCGGGATGCGCTCGGTCAGGATCAATTTCGCCGAGGATACCGGCACCGTCGAGTTCGATCCGGAACTGCTCGGCCGCGACGAGATCTTCGAGGCGGTACGCGACGCCGGCTACACCCCGCTGGAGGAACGCGGCGCCGCCGAGGAGCGCAGCGAAGCCCGGCGGGAACTCTTCTGGGTCATTTTCGCCGCCGCGCTCTCTCTCCCGATCATGGCCTTCATGTGGTGGATGCCTTTCGGGGCCGCCACCCACACCATCGAGGCTTTACTCGCTACGGTCGTCCAGTTCACCGCCGGGCTCACCTTCTACCGGGGCGCCTGGAAATCGCTGAAAAACCGCTCGACCAACATGGATGTGCTGGTCGCGATGGGAATCACCGCCGCTTACGGTTACTCGCTGCTGGCGGCCTTCCACCTCTTCGGCGTCTCGGGCGAGGTTTTTTTCGAGACGAGCGCCATGCTGATCACCTTCATCCGTTTCGGCAAGTGGCTCGAGGCCCGGGCCAAGGGGAAGGCGAGCCAGGCGCTGCGCAAACTGCTGCAGCTGCAGGCGGACCGGGCCATCCTGCTGGAGGCGGGCGAGGAGCGGGAGGTGGCCGCCAGCCGGCTGCGGGTCGGCGACCGGGTGGTGGTGCGCCCCGGTGAAAAGATACCGGTCGACGGCGAGATCGAGAGCGGCGAATCGGCGATCGACGAATCGATGGTGACCGGCGAAGCGGTGCCGGTGGAAAAGGGGCCCGGCGACACCGTCACCGGCGCCACCCTGAACAGCACCGGCCGCCTGATCATACGCGCCACCGCCGTGGGCGAAGCGACGGTGCTGGCGCAGATCGTGCGCCTGGTCGAGGAGGCGCAGGGGGACAAGGCGCCGATCCAGCGCCTGGCCGACGCCGTCTCCAACTGGTTCGTGCCGGCGGTGGTGGCGATCGCCGTCGTCACCTTCCTCGCCTGGCGCCTGGCGGTCGGCGCGGAGTTCCTCTTCGCCTTCAAGATGGGGATTGCCGTCCTCGTCATCGCCTGCCCCTGCGCCCTGGGGCTGGCCACCCCCACCGCCATCCTGGTGGGGAGTTCGGTCGGGCTTGGCGCCGGCATCCTCTTCAAGCGCGCCTCGGTCCTCGAGAACATCTCCAGACTCGATATTCTGCTGCTCGACAAGACCGGCACCCTGACCAAAGGGGAGTTTTCGGTAACCGACCTCGTCCCCGCCGGGGGAGTCGACGAGCAGGAGCTTATGCGCCTCGCTGCCGCCGCCGAAAGCGCCAGCAGCCATCCCCTGGCCAGGGCGGTGGTGCGCCGGGCACGAGAAGAGGGTCTTGAGCTGCCAGCGGCCGAAGCGGTCGAGGAGGTCGGCGGGCATGGCCTGCTCTGCACCGTCGAGGGAAACCGGGTGCTGGCCGGCAGCCAGCGTCTGATGGAGCGGGAAAAGATTTCCATCGCGCCGGTTGCCGAGCAGGTGGATGATCTTGCCAGGGATGGAAAATCCTTCGTCTACGTGGCCCGGCAGGGACAGTTGATGGGGGTGGTGGCGCTCGCCGATACCCTCAAGGAAGGAGCCGCCGACACCATCGCCCGGCTGCGGGACCTGGGCCTGCGCACGGTGCTGATCACCGGCGACCGGCGCGAGGCGGCGCAGGCAGTGGCGGTGCAGGTCGGGGTCGATGCCGTCGAGGCCGAGGTGCTCCCCGGCGAAAAACAGCAGGTTGTGCGCCGCTACCAGGAGCAGGGGTACTTCGTCGGCATGGTGGGGGACGGCATCAACGATGCCCCGGCCCTGGCCCAGGCCGACATCGGCATCGCCATCGGCAGCGGTACCGATGTGGCCAAGGAGACCGGGGACATCATCCTGGTCAAGGGCGACATCCGTGACGTCGAACGGGGCATCCGTCTCGGCCGTCGGACGCTGGCCAAGATCAAGCAGAACCTCTTCTGGGCCTTCTTCTACAACGTCATCGGCATCCCGGTTGCCGCCGGCCTGCTCTACCCGGCCTTCGGGCTCGTTCTCAAGCCGGAGTTCGCCGGCCTGGCCATGGCCTTTTCCAGCGTCTCGGTGGTGACCAACAGCCTGCTGCTGAAGAGGTATGCGATGAAGTTGTAGGGGCGCTGCTTGCTGCGCCCAGAACGGGCAGGGCAAGCCCTGCCCCTAC from Desulfuromonadales bacterium harbors:
- the rimK gene encoding 30S ribosomal protein S6--L-glutamate ligase codes for the protein MKIGILSRNSEYYSTRRLTEAGRARGHEMEVIDPLRCYMLIASGHPTIHYRGEVLQGFDAIIPRIGASTTFYGTAVVRQFETMGIYCLNRSVPITRSRDKLRCLQLLARRGIGLPVTGFAYLTRYTHDLIHLVGGVPVVIKVLEGTQGIGVVLTETENVAGSVIEAFRSLKAQILVQEFVREAGASDLRCFVIGNRVAAAMLRQGKEGEFRSNIHRGGTAVPARITPEERTTAVRAARTMGLSVAGVDMLRSHHGPLVLEVNSSPGLEGIEKATGKDLAGMIITYIEKHARPATDRARGEG
- a CDS encoding RimK/LysX family protein, whose protein sequence is MKPTEISLSAGEPAAPKEPRDKPRIGWREWVALSGLGIPAIKAKVDTGARTSVLHAFLVEDFEQDGRPMVRFGIHPLQRRTDIEIYCVAEVVDRRFVSDSGGHRERRPVIRSPVTIGESTWEVEMSLTNRDPMLFRLLLGRTALRGRVQVDPGASYLTGRALARSYRKALRARQQ
- a CDS encoding 4-oxalocrotonate tautomerase family protein is translated as MPFVNVKITTGATREQKEALIEGITELLVRVLEKNPATTHVVIEEIAPEDWGIRGHSVAELRAAGAPGVSKK
- a CDS encoding tetratricopeptide repeat protein; its protein translation is MDDEFEDYLDEEEEDTLELAQMAIDRGENEEALEYAEEYLETHPFDVEALNICAVAAANLGDEPKAVALYQKALRLDPKNGALHHNYGVLLERQGAFEAALSHFRRSLELQPDFPEAYINMGNTLDELGRTEEALQMYDQALRRVPDSPDVYYNRGYAFNRLGRYQEALDNFDQVLAGTPNDAASLNGKGYALSGLGREEEAIECYSRAIARDPSVANYFYNRGLSLYRLGRFEAALNDFRTALELDPDFFEVWIEMAGLLAELGRFDEALGDLERAESLDPESPEPPFYRGVISEKKGNLEQALAEFEESLRRDPESIFTLNNKGNVLIDLDRLEEALACFDAILRRTDRYPLAHYNRACVFARQGKVREAVRELSLASTQDSNFLDDARQDPDFDRIRKTASFLRLVGSGKGRLKRA
- a CDS encoding heavy metal translocating P-type ATPase, whose product is MTGIRTEAKQAQRVTLRLSGMSCARCAQTIEKGVAGLPGVERAAVNFAAEKLTVEFDAGRLSTEAIVRKIEDLGYGARSPGGPAAEAGKLTFAIQGMHCASCAGTIEKKLSALAGMRSVRINFAEDTGTVEFDPELLGRDEIFEAVRDAGYTPLEERGAAEERSEARRELFWVIFAAALSLPIMAFMWWMPFGAATHTIEALLATVVQFTAGLTFYRGAWKSLKNRSTNMDVLVAMGITAAYGYSLLAAFHLFGVSGEVFFETSAMLITFIRFGKWLEARAKGKASQALRKLLQLQADRAILLEAGEEREVAASRLRVGDRVVVRPGEKIPVDGEIESGESAIDESMVTGEAVPVEKGPGDTVTGATLNSTGRLIIRATAVGEATVLAQIVRLVEEAQGDKAPIQRLADAVSNWFVPAVVAIAVVTFLAWRLAVGAEFLFAFKMGIAVLVIACPCALGLATPTAILVGSSVGLGAGILFKRASVLENISRLDILLLDKTGTLTKGEFSVTDLVPAGGVDEQELMRLAAAAESASSHPLARAVVRRAREEGLELPAAEAVEEVGGHGLLCTVEGNRVLAGSQRLMEREKISIAPVAEQVDDLARDGKSFVYVARQGQLMGVVALADTLKEGAADTIARLRDLGLRTVLITGDRREAAQAVAVQVGVDAVEAEVLPGEKQQVVRRYQEQGYFVGMVGDGINDAPALAQADIGIAIGSGTDVAKETGDIILVKGDIRDVERGIRLGRRTLAKIKQNLFWAFFYNVIGIPVAAGLLYPAFGLVLKPEFAGLAMAFSSVSVVTNSLLLKRYAMKL